A window from Argopecten irradians isolate NY chromosome 3, Ai_NY, whole genome shotgun sequence encodes these proteins:
- the LOC138318710 gene encoding tyrosine-protein phosphatase non-receptor type 21-like isoform X1, protein MPFGLRFKRTRRYEVSSKNVFVVGVSMLDNSFLECTLNSDSTGQECLDSIAQRIELTETQYFGLRYVTKKLQFHWVDLTKPLKKQIDKNAQTATAPRLYFGVMFYIPGAHKITDDAARYNYFLQLKTDIVEGRIPIILDQVVRLAAFCLQAEFGDHDYDKNAQDYFKDNNLFPKTMCKDDSVMAEMMNETLSGYISLQGVHPFKAEMQYIKEIQMMDGYGMEYYIAKDEKGKELYLGTSYLGIFARYLDAQPPIFFRWSEIARLTQSKKTLEIDTSKSSCQYHMEDSETAKYFRRMGSLQQKFYRANKGTPSSSMVDVNEFPDSEGNVMLDLQQSLPTPADFPDQLTQSQTSLTYSQHSHQSQQSQGSRFEQELSQSNASEDYYRQSQQSIETTSSHELPQQPPPHVFPDGGVMMNGRMYSPMMQHQPMHPPQTPPQPPHLDQSYASRAAALPAYRPSPSYEAVMRQRVTQQNMQNNTQIYGQQPQGETISYTSQQGETISYTSQQGEAIQFSNQPGESLQYTGQQGEGIAFPHQHMTSDMSQYGPPENDYVNSTTIRNYSNSTMYANVFQEEKANYLQQYRPESNLIMQTTYSTPELNSQGALPQYSTDNGLNETLPFQYKPPPPYPRASSSTPDLAVQASHANSVGDSPDLVSRKNLGLSALALQSNLDKSVENLADVVPKKAQNVVMDTTTSEIGQVNTGASPVDNDDASSDHSGATFHARDTDSEVEDGGGDRTLKREGSKSQIQIKYVAPSKAPPPSTSKEVVTRRESFRRMMIARTTGQLNPPTTLCSEEMLGASGVAGSNTKSENDVIPEQVDIDLDALKLEKAKVDRNLSFQSKLDRKTSIQSSLERNRISQSKGQSTLERKSSNQSKGQSTLERKSSNQSKGQSTLERKSSNQSKGQSTLERKSSNQSTSKSTLERKSSNQSKLQSTLERKASNQSKVERTSSVQSHTSSVSGASSVSMTERSSPSADHDSYLSFVPPVGNYMREETVKKIKELTEREEEFNKDYLSDSDPEEEGIKRRIGPLKMAALNGLTLSRPMVLALMNDESRAPKDERRKLLETKLSENLVFKEFEEIPKKAPSMECQCAKLTENESRNRFRDVLPYDATRVKISPRKDNPSGYINASHVKLPVDDRVWWYIATQAPMSNTAVDFWQMVWEQEVDVIAMLTAVVELGKRKCYEYWPQEIGPEHKIIFGQFEVTLMFCNDSLCYVTNRISVVHLPTKKERQLWHLQYTDWPDHGCPEDMYGFLGFLDEVESVQRLAESEEGSGKKLPILVHCSAGVGRTGVVILTQVMKWCLEHNHDIDLQKALGSIRQQRMYLVQTVGQYNFIHKTLIQYLKNTRLI, encoded by the exons ATGCCATTTGGCTTACGTTTTAAAAGGACCAGGAGATATGAGGTTTCATCCAAGAATGTGTTTGTGGTTGGTGTATCCATGCTGGACAATTCATTCCTGGAATGTACTTTGAACTCGGATAGCACGGGACAAGAATGTCTGGACAGTATCGCTCAGCGCATTGAACTCACGGAG ACTCAATACTTTGGCCTACGCTATGTGACCAAGAAACTACAGTTCCACTGGGTTGATCTGACCAAGCCCCTAAAGAAACAGATCGATAAGAATGCCCAGACGGCCACAGCACCTCGCCTCTACTTTGGGGTCATGTTTTATATCCCAGGGGCTCACAAGATCACGGATGATGCAGCAAG GTATAACTACTTCCTGCAGTTAAAGACAGACATTGTAGAGGGAAGAATTCCTATCATCTTAGACCAAGTAGTCCGGCTGGCAGCATTCTGCCTGCAAG CTGAGTTTGGAGACCATGATTACGATAAGAATGCCCAGGACTACTTTAAGGACAACAACCTGTTCCCTAAGACCATGTGTAAGGACGACAGCGTGATGGCGGAGATGATGAACGAGACACTGAGCGGTTACATCAGTCTCCAGGGGGTACATCCATTTAAGGCCGAGATGCAATACATCAAGGAGATACAGATGATGGACGGATACGGCATGGAGTACTACATAGccaag GATGAGAAAGGGAAAGAGCTCTACCTGGGAACTTCATACCTGGGGATTTTTGCTCGTTATTTGGATGCTCAACCTCCTATTTTCTTCAG ATGGTCGGAGATAGCTCGTTTGACCCAGAGTAAGAAAACACTGGAGATAGATACCTCAAAGTCTTCCTGTCAGTATCATATG GAGGATTCTGAGACAGCTAAGTACTTCCGGAGGATGGGTTCTCTACAGCAGAAATTCTACAGGGCAAACAAAGGAACTCCCAG CTCGAGTATGGTAGATGTGAATGAATTTCCCGATTCTGAGGGCAATGTCATGTT ggaTCTACAGCAAAGTTTGCCAACACCAGCAGATTTCCCCGATCAACTG ACCCAGTCCCAGACGTCACTGACCTACTCCCAGCATTCCCATCAGTCACAACAATCACAGGGCTCTCGATTTGAACAAG AGTTGTCCCAGTCCAATGCATCAGAAGACTACTATCGCCAGTCACAGCAGTCAATAGAGACGACCAGTAGCCATGAGTTACCACAGCAACCTCCACCACATGTGTTTCCTGATGGAGGTGTTATGATGAATGGTCGAATGTATAGTCCCATGATGCAACACCAGCCCATGCATCCACCACAGACACCCCCACAGCCTCCACACCTTGACCAATCCTACGCTAGCCGGGCTGCGGCACTTCCTGCCTACCGACCAAGTCCGTCTTATGAAGCAGTGATGAGGCAAAGAGTTACCCAGCAGAACATGcaaaataacacacaaatatatgGACAGCAACCACAAGGAGAAACTATCTCATATACTAGCCAACAAGGTGAGACAATATCATACACTAGCCAGCAAGGGGAGGCAATTCAATTTTCCAATCAGCCAGGTGAAAGTTTGCAGTACACCGGCCAACAAGGAGAAGGGATAGCGTTCCCTCACCAACACATGACCTCTGACATGTCCCAGTACGGCCCTCCAGAGAATGACTATGTTAATAGTACGACTATCAGAAACTACAGCAATAGCACTATGTATGCTAATGTGTTTCAAGAAGAGAAGGCGAACTACCTCCAACAGTACCGACCTGAGAGTAACCTAATAATGCAGACTACATACAGTACCCCTGAGCTGAACTCTCAGGGGGCACTGCCCCAGTACAGTACAGACAATGGACTGAATGAGACCCTCCCCTTTCAGTACAAGCCTCCCCCTCCGTACCCTCGTGCCAGTAGTAGTACACCAGATCTGGCTGTACAGGCCAGTCATGCCAATAGTGTCGGCGATAGTCCTGATTTGGTGTCACGGAAAAATCTGGGATTATCTGCTCTAGCTTTACAGTCAAATCTTGATAAAAGTGTAGAAAATTTGGCTGACGTTGTACCCAAAAAGGCCCAGAATGTTGTGATGGACACTACCACATCTGAGATTGGGCAGGTCAACACAGGGGCCAGCCCTGTGGATAATGATGATGCATCAAGTGATCACTCGGGTGCAACATTCCATGCACGTGACACAGATAGTGAGGTGGAGGATGGCGGGGGTGATAGGACACTCAAGCGTGAGGGCAGTAAgtcacaaatacaaataaaatatgttgccCCAAGCAAAGCTCCCCCACCGTCCACATCCAAGGAAGTGGTCACAAGGAGAGAAAGTTTCCGGAGGATGATGATCGCTCGGACTACTGGACAACTCAATCCTCCAACTACGTTATGTAGTGAGGAAATGTTGGGGGCCTCAGGAGTTGCGGGCTCAAATACAAAATCAGAGAACGATGTTATTCCTGAGCAAGTAGATATTGACCTTGATGCCTTAAAGCTAGAAAAAGCTAAGGTTGATAGAAATTTGTCATTCCAGTCAAAGTTAGATAGAAAGACTTCCATACAATCTAGTTTAGAAAGAAACAGAATTAGCCAATCGAAAGGCCAGTCAACATTAGAAAGAAAGTCTTCCAACCAATCAAAAGGCCAATCAACATTAGAAAGGAAATCGTCCAACCAATCAAAAGGCCAGTCAACATTAGAAAGGAAATCTTCAAACCAATCGAAAGGCCAGTCAACATTAGAAAGGAAATCTTCTAATCAGTCGACAAGCAAGTCAACGTTAGAAAGAAAGTCATCAAATCAATCAAAATTACAATCAACTTTGGAGAGGAAAGCCTCCAATCAGTCCAAAGTTGAAAGGACTAGTTCTGTTCAGTCTCATACCAGTAGTGTGTCCGGAGCTAGTTCAGTGTCTATGACTGAGAGAAGTTCACCAAGTGCTGACCATGACTCTTACTTAAGTTTTGTACCTCCTGTGGGGAATTACATGAGAGAAGAGACTGTTAAAAAGATAAAGGAGTTAACAGAGAGAGAGGAGGAATTCAACAAAGACTACCTCAGTGATTCTGACCCTGAAGAG gAGGGAATCAAGCGACGCATAGGTCCACTAAAAATGGCTGCCCTAAATGGTCTTACATTGTCACGGCCTATGGTACTAGCCTTAATGAATGATGAGAGCAGAGCACCAAAAGACGAACGG agaaagTTATTAGAAACAAAACTGTCAGAGAATCTCGTATTTAAGGAATTCGAAGAAATACCTAAAAAGGCACCATCTATGGAATGCCAGTGTGCTAAACTTACTGAAAATGAATCTCGTAATCGCTTCCGTGATGTTCTTCCTTACGATGCAACGAGGGTGAAGATTAGTCCTAGGAAAGATAATCCATCAGGATATATAAATGCATCACATGTAAAG CTTCCAGTAGATGACAGAGTGTGGTGGTATATAGCTACACAGGCACCCATGTCAAACACTGCAGTCGACTTTTGGCAGATGGTCTGGGAACAGGAAGTGGACGTGATCGCTATGCTTACTGCTGTTGtg GAGCTGGGAAAAAGAAAATGCTATGAATATTGGCCTCAGGAAATTGGTCCAGAGCACAAGATAATCTTTGGTCAG TTTGAAGTGACTTTGATGTTTTGTAACGACTCCCTGTGCTATGTGACCAACAGAATATCTGTGGTACATTTACCAACTAAAAAGGAGCGACAGTTGTGGCACCTTCAGTACACAGACTGGCCTGATCATGGCTGTCCAGAGGACATGTATGGCTTCTTAG GTTTCCTGGATGAAGTTGAGTCGGTACAAAGACTGGCGGAGAGTGAGGAGGGAAGTGGGAAGAAGTTACCCATCCTCGTCCACTGTAGTGCTGGTGTGGGGCGGACTGGGGTAGTCATCCTCACACAGGTCATGAAGTGGTGTCTGGAACACAACCAT GATATAGATCTCCAGAAAGCTCTAGGATCAATCCGCCAGCAGCGTATGTACCTGGTACAGACTGTGGGACAATACAACTTTATACATAAGACACTCATACAATATCTGAAAAACACACGACTCATATGA
- the LOC138318710 gene encoding tyrosine-protein phosphatase non-receptor type 21-like isoform X2, which translates to MPFGLRFKRTRRYEVSSKNVFVVGVSMLDNSFLECTLNSDSTGQECLDSIAQRIELTETQYFGLRYVTKKLQFHWVDLTKPLKKQIDKNAQTATAPRLYFGVMFYIPGAHKITDDAARYNYFLQLKTDIVEGRIPIILDQVVRLAAFCLQAEFGDHDYDKNAQDYFKDNNLFPKTMCKDDSVMAEMMNETLSGYISLQGVHPFKAEMQYIKEIQMMDGYGMEYYIAKDEKGKELYLGTSYLGIFARYLDAQPPIFFRWSEIARLTQSKKTLEIDTSKSSCQYHMEDSETAKYFRRMGSLQQKFYRANKGTPRDLQQSLPTPADFPDQLTQSQTSLTYSQHSHQSQQSQGSRFEQELSQSNASEDYYRQSQQSIETTSSHELPQQPPPHVFPDGGVMMNGRMYSPMMQHQPMHPPQTPPQPPHLDQSYASRAAALPAYRPSPSYEAVMRQRVTQQNMQNNTQIYGQQPQGETISYTSQQGETISYTSQQGEAIQFSNQPGESLQYTGQQGEGIAFPHQHMTSDMSQYGPPENDYVNSTTIRNYSNSTMYANVFQEEKANYLQQYRPESNLIMQTTYSTPELNSQGALPQYSTDNGLNETLPFQYKPPPPYPRASSSTPDLAVQASHANSVGDSPDLVSRKNLGLSALALQSNLDKSVENLADVVPKKAQNVVMDTTTSEIGQVNTGASPVDNDDASSDHSGATFHARDTDSEVEDGGGDRTLKREGSKSQIQIKYVAPSKAPPPSTSKEVVTRRESFRRMMIARTTGQLNPPTTLCSEEMLGASGVAGSNTKSENDVIPEQVDIDLDALKLEKAKVDRNLSFQSKLDRKTSIQSSLERNRISQSKGQSTLERKSSNQSKGQSTLERKSSNQSKGQSTLERKSSNQSKGQSTLERKSSNQSTSKSTLERKSSNQSKLQSTLERKASNQSKVERTSSVQSHTSSVSGASSVSMTERSSPSADHDSYLSFVPPVGNYMREETVKKIKELTEREEEFNKDYLSDSDPEEEGIKRRIGPLKMAALNGLTLSRPMVLALMNDESRAPKDERRKLLETKLSENLVFKEFEEIPKKAPSMECQCAKLTENESRNRFRDVLPYDATRVKISPRKDNPSGYINASHVKLPVDDRVWWYIATQAPMSNTAVDFWQMVWEQEVDVIAMLTAVVELGKRKCYEYWPQEIGPEHKIIFGQFEVTLMFCNDSLCYVTNRISVVHLPTKKERQLWHLQYTDWPDHGCPEDMYGFLGFLDEVESVQRLAESEEGSGKKLPILVHCSAGVGRTGVVILTQVMKWCLEHNHDIDLQKALGSIRQQRMYLVQTVGQYNFIHKTLIQYLKNTRLI; encoded by the exons ATGCCATTTGGCTTACGTTTTAAAAGGACCAGGAGATATGAGGTTTCATCCAAGAATGTGTTTGTGGTTGGTGTATCCATGCTGGACAATTCATTCCTGGAATGTACTTTGAACTCGGATAGCACGGGACAAGAATGTCTGGACAGTATCGCTCAGCGCATTGAACTCACGGAG ACTCAATACTTTGGCCTACGCTATGTGACCAAGAAACTACAGTTCCACTGGGTTGATCTGACCAAGCCCCTAAAGAAACAGATCGATAAGAATGCCCAGACGGCCACAGCACCTCGCCTCTACTTTGGGGTCATGTTTTATATCCCAGGGGCTCACAAGATCACGGATGATGCAGCAAG GTATAACTACTTCCTGCAGTTAAAGACAGACATTGTAGAGGGAAGAATTCCTATCATCTTAGACCAAGTAGTCCGGCTGGCAGCATTCTGCCTGCAAG CTGAGTTTGGAGACCATGATTACGATAAGAATGCCCAGGACTACTTTAAGGACAACAACCTGTTCCCTAAGACCATGTGTAAGGACGACAGCGTGATGGCGGAGATGATGAACGAGACACTGAGCGGTTACATCAGTCTCCAGGGGGTACATCCATTTAAGGCCGAGATGCAATACATCAAGGAGATACAGATGATGGACGGATACGGCATGGAGTACTACATAGccaag GATGAGAAAGGGAAAGAGCTCTACCTGGGAACTTCATACCTGGGGATTTTTGCTCGTTATTTGGATGCTCAACCTCCTATTTTCTTCAG ATGGTCGGAGATAGCTCGTTTGACCCAGAGTAAGAAAACACTGGAGATAGATACCTCAAAGTCTTCCTGTCAGTATCATATG GAGGATTCTGAGACAGCTAAGTACTTCCGGAGGATGGGTTCTCTACAGCAGAAATTCTACAGGGCAAACAAAGGAACTCCCAG ggaTCTACAGCAAAGTTTGCCAACACCAGCAGATTTCCCCGATCAACTG ACCCAGTCCCAGACGTCACTGACCTACTCCCAGCATTCCCATCAGTCACAACAATCACAGGGCTCTCGATTTGAACAAG AGTTGTCCCAGTCCAATGCATCAGAAGACTACTATCGCCAGTCACAGCAGTCAATAGAGACGACCAGTAGCCATGAGTTACCACAGCAACCTCCACCACATGTGTTTCCTGATGGAGGTGTTATGATGAATGGTCGAATGTATAGTCCCATGATGCAACACCAGCCCATGCATCCACCACAGACACCCCCACAGCCTCCACACCTTGACCAATCCTACGCTAGCCGGGCTGCGGCACTTCCTGCCTACCGACCAAGTCCGTCTTATGAAGCAGTGATGAGGCAAAGAGTTACCCAGCAGAACATGcaaaataacacacaaatatatgGACAGCAACCACAAGGAGAAACTATCTCATATACTAGCCAACAAGGTGAGACAATATCATACACTAGCCAGCAAGGGGAGGCAATTCAATTTTCCAATCAGCCAGGTGAAAGTTTGCAGTACACCGGCCAACAAGGAGAAGGGATAGCGTTCCCTCACCAACACATGACCTCTGACATGTCCCAGTACGGCCCTCCAGAGAATGACTATGTTAATAGTACGACTATCAGAAACTACAGCAATAGCACTATGTATGCTAATGTGTTTCAAGAAGAGAAGGCGAACTACCTCCAACAGTACCGACCTGAGAGTAACCTAATAATGCAGACTACATACAGTACCCCTGAGCTGAACTCTCAGGGGGCACTGCCCCAGTACAGTACAGACAATGGACTGAATGAGACCCTCCCCTTTCAGTACAAGCCTCCCCCTCCGTACCCTCGTGCCAGTAGTAGTACACCAGATCTGGCTGTACAGGCCAGTCATGCCAATAGTGTCGGCGATAGTCCTGATTTGGTGTCACGGAAAAATCTGGGATTATCTGCTCTAGCTTTACAGTCAAATCTTGATAAAAGTGTAGAAAATTTGGCTGACGTTGTACCCAAAAAGGCCCAGAATGTTGTGATGGACACTACCACATCTGAGATTGGGCAGGTCAACACAGGGGCCAGCCCTGTGGATAATGATGATGCATCAAGTGATCACTCGGGTGCAACATTCCATGCACGTGACACAGATAGTGAGGTGGAGGATGGCGGGGGTGATAGGACACTCAAGCGTGAGGGCAGTAAgtcacaaatacaaataaaatatgttgccCCAAGCAAAGCTCCCCCACCGTCCACATCCAAGGAAGTGGTCACAAGGAGAGAAAGTTTCCGGAGGATGATGATCGCTCGGACTACTGGACAACTCAATCCTCCAACTACGTTATGTAGTGAGGAAATGTTGGGGGCCTCAGGAGTTGCGGGCTCAAATACAAAATCAGAGAACGATGTTATTCCTGAGCAAGTAGATATTGACCTTGATGCCTTAAAGCTAGAAAAAGCTAAGGTTGATAGAAATTTGTCATTCCAGTCAAAGTTAGATAGAAAGACTTCCATACAATCTAGTTTAGAAAGAAACAGAATTAGCCAATCGAAAGGCCAGTCAACATTAGAAAGAAAGTCTTCCAACCAATCAAAAGGCCAATCAACATTAGAAAGGAAATCGTCCAACCAATCAAAAGGCCAGTCAACATTAGAAAGGAAATCTTCAAACCAATCGAAAGGCCAGTCAACATTAGAAAGGAAATCTTCTAATCAGTCGACAAGCAAGTCAACGTTAGAAAGAAAGTCATCAAATCAATCAAAATTACAATCAACTTTGGAGAGGAAAGCCTCCAATCAGTCCAAAGTTGAAAGGACTAGTTCTGTTCAGTCTCATACCAGTAGTGTGTCCGGAGCTAGTTCAGTGTCTATGACTGAGAGAAGTTCACCAAGTGCTGACCATGACTCTTACTTAAGTTTTGTACCTCCTGTGGGGAATTACATGAGAGAAGAGACTGTTAAAAAGATAAAGGAGTTAACAGAGAGAGAGGAGGAATTCAACAAAGACTACCTCAGTGATTCTGACCCTGAAGAG gAGGGAATCAAGCGACGCATAGGTCCACTAAAAATGGCTGCCCTAAATGGTCTTACATTGTCACGGCCTATGGTACTAGCCTTAATGAATGATGAGAGCAGAGCACCAAAAGACGAACGG agaaagTTATTAGAAACAAAACTGTCAGAGAATCTCGTATTTAAGGAATTCGAAGAAATACCTAAAAAGGCACCATCTATGGAATGCCAGTGTGCTAAACTTACTGAAAATGAATCTCGTAATCGCTTCCGTGATGTTCTTCCTTACGATGCAACGAGGGTGAAGATTAGTCCTAGGAAAGATAATCCATCAGGATATATAAATGCATCACATGTAAAG CTTCCAGTAGATGACAGAGTGTGGTGGTATATAGCTACACAGGCACCCATGTCAAACACTGCAGTCGACTTTTGGCAGATGGTCTGGGAACAGGAAGTGGACGTGATCGCTATGCTTACTGCTGTTGtg GAGCTGGGAAAAAGAAAATGCTATGAATATTGGCCTCAGGAAATTGGTCCAGAGCACAAGATAATCTTTGGTCAG TTTGAAGTGACTTTGATGTTTTGTAACGACTCCCTGTGCTATGTGACCAACAGAATATCTGTGGTACATTTACCAACTAAAAAGGAGCGACAGTTGTGGCACCTTCAGTACACAGACTGGCCTGATCATGGCTGTCCAGAGGACATGTATGGCTTCTTAG GTTTCCTGGATGAAGTTGAGTCGGTACAAAGACTGGCGGAGAGTGAGGAGGGAAGTGGGAAGAAGTTACCCATCCTCGTCCACTGTAGTGCTGGTGTGGGGCGGACTGGGGTAGTCATCCTCACACAGGTCATGAAGTGGTGTCTGGAACACAACCAT GATATAGATCTCCAGAAAGCTCTAGGATCAATCCGCCAGCAGCGTATGTACCTGGTACAGACTGTGGGACAATACAACTTTATACATAAGACACTCATACAATATCTGAAAAACACACGACTCATATGA